From the Saimiri boliviensis isolate mSaiBol1 chromosome X, mSaiBol1.pri, whole genome shotgun sequence genome, one window contains:
- the PIGA gene encoding phosphatidylinositol N-acetylglucosaminyltransferase subunit A, with protein sequence MAYRGVGGDGHPASATFSRVSPGSLYTCRTRTHNICMVSDFFYPNMGGVESHIYQLSQCLIERGHKVIIVTHAYGNRKGIRYLTNGLKVYYLPLKVMYNQSTATTLFHSLPLLRYIFVRERVTIIHSHSSFSAMAHDALFHAKTMGLQTVFTDHSLFGFADVSSVLTNKLLTVSLCDTNHIICVSYTSKENTVLRAALNPEIVSVIPNAVDPTDFTPDPFRRHDSITIVVVSRLVYRKGTDLLSGIIPELCQKYPDLNFIIGGEGPKRIILEEVRERYQLHDRVRLLGALEHKDVRDVLVQGHIFLNTSLTEAFCMAIVEAASCGLQVVSTKVGGIPEVLPENLILLCEPSVKSLCEGLEKAIFQLKSGTLPAPENIHNIVKTFYTWRNVAERTEKVYDRVSVEAVLPMDKRLDRLISHCGPVTGYIFALLAVFNFLFLIFLRWMTPDSVIDVAVDATGPRGAWTHKYSHSKRRGRNSVISKTR encoded by the exons ATGGCCTATAGAGGAGTAGGTGGGGATGGCCATCCTGCCTCAGCTACATTCTCTCGGGTTAGCCCTGGAAGTCTTTACACATGTAGAACCCGTACCCATAATATATGCATGGTATCTGACTTTTTCTACCCAAATATGGGAGGTGTGGAAAGCCACATTTACCAGCTCTCTCAGTGCCTGATTGAAAGAGGGCATAAGGTTATAATTGTCACCCATGCTTATGGAAATCGAAAAGGCATCCGTTACCTCACTAATGGCCTCAAAGTCTATTACTTGCCTCTGAAAGTCATGTACAACCAGTCTACAGCCACGACCCTCTTTCACAGTCTGCCATTGCTCAGGTACATATTTGTTCGGGAGAGAGTCACGATAATCCATTCACATAGTTCTTTTTCTGCCATGGCCCATGATGCTCTCTTCCACGCCAAGACAATGGGGCTTCAGACAGTCTTCACGGACCATTCCCTTTTTGGATTTGCTGATGTCAGCTCGGTGCTTACAAACAAGCTTCTAACTGTTTCTCTTTGTGATACAAACCACATCATTTGTGTGTCTTATACTAGTAAGGAAAATACTGTACTAAGAGCAGCACTGAATCCTGAAATAGTGTCCGTCATTCCTAATGCTGTAGATCCTACTGACTTCACTCCAGACCCATTTAGAAGGCATGATAGTATAACTATTGTTGTTGTCAGCAGACTTGTTTACAGAAAAG GGACTGATTTGCTTAGTGGTATAATACCTGAACTCTGTCAGAAATATCCAGATTTAAATTTCATAATTGGAGGAGAGGGACCAAAGAGAATCATTTTGGAAGAAGTTCGGGAAAGATACCAGCTACATGACAG GGTGCGTCTTTTGGGAGCTTTAGAACACAAGGATGTTAGAGATGTCTTAGTTCAAggacatatttttcttaataccTCCCTTACTGAAGCATTCTGCATGGCGATTGTGGAAGCAGCCAGTTGTGGTTTACAG gttgTTAGTACCAAGGTTGGTGGTATTCCTGAGGTGCTTCCCGAAAACCTTATTCTTTTATGTGAGCCTTCAGTAAAATCTTTGTGTGAAGGACTGGAAAAAGCGATTTTCCAACTGAAGTCAGGGACATTGCCAGCTCCAGAAAATATCCATAACATAGTAAAGACTTTCTACACCTGGAGGAATGTTGCGGAAAGAACTGAAAAG GTATATGACCGGGTATCAGTGGAAGCTGTGTTGCCAATGGACAAACGACTGGACAGACTTATCTCTCACTGCGGCCCAGTAACAGGCTACATCTTTGCTTTGTTGGCTGTTTTCAacttcctcttcctcattttcttgaGATGGATGACTCCAGATTCTGTCATTGATGTTGCAGTAGATGCCACTGGGCCACGGGGTGCCTGGACTCATAAATATTCTCACAGTAAAAGAAGGGGTCGGAATAGTGTGATATCTAAAACCAGGTAG